A genomic region of Vitis vinifera cultivar Pinot Noir 40024 chromosome 7, ASM3070453v1 contains the following coding sequences:
- the LOC104879849 gene encoding transcriptional regulator SUPERMAN yields MEKNPLTLSSGQVKATRECNRLISSEYGASRPPKSYPCSFCRREFSSAQALGGHMNVHRRDRAWLRHSLPWASQYNNPNPSFSSPHSAKFLQFNLAVPSLPPSFSAFSSSPSSASTDEENYGDTKEEEKKSSKRAFVGLGKVESFMQEDEVKILKREKGIRSDPKENLDLELRLGYSNNN; encoded by the coding sequence ATGGAGAAGAATCCTTTGACTTTGAGCAGTGGCCAAGTCAAAGCCACGAGGGAGTGTAACAGGTTGATCAGCTCAGAATATGGTGCTTCACGGCCTCCAAAATCCTATCCATGTAGCTTCTGCAGGAGAGAATTCAGTTCCGCTCAAGCTCTTGGGGGTCATATGAATGTTCACAGAAGAGATAGAGCCTGGTTGAGACACTCACTCCCTTGGGCTTCTCAGTATAATAACCCTAACCCTAGTTTCTCATCACCACATTCAGCTAAATTCCTGCAGTTCAATCTCGCTGTTCCCTCACTTCCTCCATCTTTCTCTGCTTTCTCTTCATCACCATCCTCAGCCTCTACTGATGAAGAGAATTATGGAGATACcaaggaggaggagaagaagagCAGCAAAAGAGCTTTTGTTGGGCTTGGAAAAGTAGAGAGTTTCATGCAAGAAGATGaggttaaaattttgaaaagggaGAAGGGTATTAGGTCAGATCCAAAGGAGAATTTGGACTTGGAGCTCCGACTTGGGTACTCCAATAATAATTAG